A genomic window from Arthrobacter sp. FW305-BF8 includes:
- a CDS encoding ATP-binding protein, with amino-acid sequence MKNPFRPTAGATPPDLVDRGGVLDEFAYGLTIGSGAPGLLTIFTGARGIGKTVMLGAAEDLALNSGWAVVSETATGGFVGRIGESMRRLTNELGEGPTGRRVTAVSVAGISVTTQLAPEEQVDWRARGVALLQLLTQRGAGLIITVDEIHAADRAELSQLAADVQHFIREGLPIGLIFAGLPAAVSDLLNEGVATFLRRADRIDLHAASITEVERSFTETFASAGMTLNPELAKDAAEATGGYPFLIQLIGYYLWQEAEKAPGGVDADAVGRAVLAGRRRNERVVIEAALSTTSARDQDFLRAMAKDPGASSATDIGRRTGMRPNAVGNYRTRLMDAGLIEPAGYGLVDFAIPGLREYMTSHPSRN; translated from the coding sequence GTGAAGAACCCTTTCCGCCCTACTGCAGGCGCAACTCCTCCCGACCTCGTCGATCGTGGTGGAGTGCTAGACGAGTTCGCCTATGGTCTGACGATCGGCTCTGGGGCGCCGGGGCTTCTCACAATCTTCACCGGGGCCCGCGGCATCGGCAAGACCGTCATGCTGGGCGCGGCCGAGGACCTCGCGCTGAACAGCGGCTGGGCAGTGGTATCCGAAACGGCAACCGGGGGATTTGTAGGCCGTATCGGAGAATCCATGCGCCGACTCACGAATGAACTCGGGGAAGGACCGACGGGCCGGCGCGTTACGGCCGTTTCGGTGGCCGGCATCTCGGTCACAACCCAATTGGCGCCCGAGGAACAGGTCGACTGGCGGGCGCGCGGCGTCGCCCTCTTGCAACTGCTAACACAACGGGGGGCAGGGCTAATCATCACAGTGGATGAAATCCACGCAGCAGATCGGGCGGAACTCTCTCAGTTGGCGGCCGACGTCCAGCATTTTATTCGTGAGGGCCTCCCCATTGGCCTCATTTTCGCCGGGTTGCCTGCAGCGGTCTCCGATCTGCTCAACGAGGGAGTGGCCACCTTCCTTCGGCGTGCCGACCGCATCGATCTGCATGCTGCATCGATCACCGAAGTGGAACGGTCCTTCACAGAAACCTTTGCCAGCGCCGGCATGACGCTCAACCCTGAACTGGCAAAGGACGCCGCAGAGGCGACCGGCGGTTACCCGTTCCTGATCCAACTGATCGGCTACTACCTGTGGCAGGAAGCCGAAAAGGCGCCGGGCGGCGTGGACGCTGACGCTGTCGGCCGTGCGGTGCTGGCTGGTCGTCGCCGAAACGAACGGGTAGTCATAGAAGCAGCACTTTCCACCACGTCAGCACGAGACCAGGATTTCCTGCGGGCGATGGCGAAAGACCCGGGAGCGTCCTCCGCTACCGACATCGGCAGGCGCACCGGAATGCGGCCGAATGCCGTCGGCAACTACAGGACGCGCCTAATGGACGCCGGCCTCATCGAACCAGCCGGATACGGCCTCGTGGACTTCGCCATCCCAGGGCTGCGCGAGTACATGACATCGCATCCGTCACGGAACTAG
- a CDS encoding ABC transporter permease, producing the protein MARTALKQHNLGTVVGFEFMRTIKKRGFGIATLAIPVVFAIIFALVYASNSSTSANADAQKNSALTFTYTDASGLIPAPLAQAAGGSLTTNPGAALESVKNGSSEAYFAYPANPAAEPVKVYGADKGMFENGKYEAVAKHLLVTAAQSRVNAPEVTAALSGGVKFDAETYRDGRVSGGIGSVIPPLVFLVIFYVSMILLSNQMLNSTLEEKENRVTEMILTTLNPTTLVTGKIISLFAVGLLQITVFLAPIAAAYLLFRDSVALPDLDLSSLVFEPVPMITGALLLLGGFTLFTGVLVAIGAIMPTAKEAGTIFGPLMALIFVPFYAVSLIISDPEALIVQVFTYFPLTAPVTALLRNGFGTLGAVEAAIVIAEVFIIGILILRLAVHLFRYGSIEYGRKLSIAGTFRRKELTAK; encoded by the coding sequence GTGGCACGCACAGCACTCAAACAGCACAACCTGGGCACCGTCGTCGGGTTCGAATTCATGCGGACCATCAAGAAGCGCGGGTTCGGGATCGCCACCTTGGCCATCCCGGTGGTCTTCGCAATCATCTTCGCCCTCGTGTACGCCAGCAACTCCAGCACCTCCGCTAACGCCGATGCGCAGAAGAACTCGGCTCTGACCTTTACCTACACGGACGCCTCGGGCCTCATCCCCGCACCGCTGGCCCAGGCCGCCGGCGGGAGCCTGACAACCAACCCCGGTGCCGCGCTCGAGTCGGTGAAGAACGGCAGCAGCGAGGCCTACTTCGCCTACCCGGCAAATCCCGCCGCCGAGCCGGTCAAGGTCTATGGCGCAGACAAGGGCATGTTTGAGAACGGCAAGTACGAGGCCGTGGCCAAGCACCTGCTGGTCACCGCTGCCCAGTCCCGGGTCAATGCACCGGAAGTCACCGCGGCACTGAGCGGGGGAGTGAAGTTCGACGCCGAAACGTACCGGGACGGCCGGGTCTCCGGAGGCATCGGCTCAGTGATTCCGCCGCTGGTGTTCCTGGTCATTTTCTACGTCAGCATGATTCTGCTGTCCAACCAGATGCTCAACAGCACGCTGGAGGAGAAGGAAAACCGGGTCACGGAGATGATCCTGACCACGCTGAACCCCACCACCCTGGTGACCGGCAAGATCATCTCGCTGTTCGCCGTCGGGCTCCTCCAGATAACGGTGTTCCTCGCCCCGATCGCCGCCGCATACTTGCTCTTCCGCGACTCAGTGGCGCTGCCCGATCTAGACCTGTCCTCCCTGGTGTTCGAGCCCGTGCCGATGATCACCGGGGCGCTGCTGCTGCTGGGCGGGTTCACCCTGTTCACCGGCGTGCTCGTGGCTATCGGCGCGATCATGCCCACGGCCAAGGAAGCCGGCACCATCTTCGGCCCGCTGATGGCCCTGATCTTCGTGCCCTTCTACGCCGTCAGCCTCATCATCAGCGACCCCGAGGCCCTGATCGTGCAGGTCTTCACCTACTTCCCGCTCACCGCCCCAGTCACCGCGCTGCTCCGCAACGGCTTCGGAACCCTCGGGGCCGTGGAAGCAGCCATCGTGATCGCCGAGGTGTTCATCATCGGGATCCTCATCCTGCGCCTCGCCGTGCACCTGTTCCGCTACGGCTCCATCGAATACGGCCGCAAGCTTTCCATCGCGGGGACGTTCCGCCGGAAGGAACTGACGGCCAAGTAG